CCCCCAAGGACACCGATCCACCCAACAGGCGGGCGGTACGAGCCGCAATGGCCAACGCCATCACACTCACCCCGTTCGACTGGTTCACACAGAAGCTCGACCTCGCACTCAGAGGTATCGACGCCAGATTCCAAAGGTAGAGCCGGTTCCACCAGCCATTCGCGGCCCGACCCGCGGTCGAGCAGCGGCGATCGGCGACCCGTCCAGCCCCACCCGGGTCGCCCTCTAAGTCGTCTCAGGCATCGGCATCCTCGGTGGCGGCGTCATCCTCCGTGAGGGCACTTCCGCGCGCGGCCGGAACACCGCCGCGACTCTGTGGTGCTGGGCGGCCGTCGGTGTGCCGGCCGCTTCCGACCGGCTGGACCTGACCGTGCTCGGCGCGGCCACGGTCGTCGACATCCACCTGATACTGCAGCCCGCAGCCGCATGATCGGCCGGGCTCACAGGGCACCAACGACACCCCCGTCATGCTGCACACCAGCTGCGACAGCCCCGATGAGGCCCGCCTCCGAGCCCTGCTCATCCAGATGCTCAGCAGCACCGACCCTCAGCTGGCCGGTCTGCGCATCCGCCGCGCCCACGACACCACTACGGGCTGCCGTGGGGTGTGTCAATTTAACGGCCCTGTCTCACATTCGGTGGTGACGGAGCGTGCCGCTATCCGAGGAGGATGCGGTGGCGAGTAAGGGTGAAGCCTGATCGTCCGTGCATCTGGCGCGCGATCCGCTTGGTCTTGGTGTTGACGCCCTCGGTGGGGCCATTGCTGTACGGAAGCGTGAGCGCGGCGATCACGGCCTCGCGGTCCCGCTCCAGGCCCCGGGTGAAGGCGTGCAGATGAGGCAGATCGACTGCGCGGACCTGGACGATCCAGCGTGAGAGCCCGTGGGCATTTCCTGCGCAAGGCGTCAGGAGTTCGGCGAGGCCCCGACAGTGGCGGCCAGTTGGGTCAGCTCGGGGCAGGCTGCGGTGATCCGGGGCAGCAGATCGCGATGCTCGGCCTTGAGGCTGTCGGGCCTGGTGAGGATCATCCGGGCGAGCCGGCGCGGGGAGATGTGGGTGCGGTCAGCGTCTGCGCGGCCCGGGTTGATGTACTTGTGCAGGACGTTCAGGCAGCCCGTGAAGCCGAGGGGTACTTGGGGACGCGGAGCATCCGCTCGGGCCGGTCGGCTCGCGCGTAGCGTTTGACGGTGTTCAGGGCCAGTTGCAGGCGGCGGGCGCACTCGAGCAGGCCCACGCACTGGTCGAGCAGGCCGTGGACCTGGTGCCAGCGTTCCAGGATCGTCTGCGCGCAGGGCCCGTCGTACAGGGGCGTGTCCAGCACGGCGGCCCAGCAGGTGCTGTGTGCCTTCACCTAGCTCAGGGCGGCTTCGCACAGGTTGTGCCACAGGTGCCACCTTTTCGCGACCTGCACCGCGTCGGGCAGGGCGCGGGCGCTTCACATCCTTGCGCGGTGGGCCGGGCACACGAACGTGAAGACCACCAAGAAGTGGTACGTGAAGCCGGATGTCGAGGATCTTCGCGAAGCCGCCACTGCGGGGGATGGCCTGCATGGGGTTGCGACGGAGGGAGGGCCCGTCCGGCTACGGCACCGTTTCCTATCAGAGGACGACGCAACTCGTTCACCGTGTGGTGTTCAAGCTGCTGGTTGGGGAGATCCCGCAAGGCTTTCAGGTGAGTCACGCCGAGCCACGGGGATCCAACCACACTCGATGCTGCAACCCGCATTACCCCGGCAGGGCCCATTGTCGACACGCTCACGAGTGCACGCCGGAGAACACTTACCTGGATCCCCGAGGGGTCCGGCGGTGCCGGGCCTGTCGTCGCGAGAGGGACAAGAGCCGTTAGGTTGGGACCGGCCATGTGAGATCCCGTGAGAGATGAGAGGCTCAGACGGGTGAGCGAGACACCACCGAACACCCTGCAATACCGCTTTGACGGACCAGAAGACGCCCCGGTCCTGATCTTGGGTCCCTCCCTGGGTACCACATGGCACATGTGGGACAGGCAGGTCCCCGAGCTGGCCAAGCAGTGGCGCATCTTCCGGTTCGACCTGCCGGGGCACGGCGGCGCGCCCGCGTACCCGGCCGGCTCGGTCGGCGATCTCTCCGCGCGGCTGCTCGCCACGCTCGACAGCCTCGGCGTGCAGCGCTTCGGCTACGCCGGCTGCGCCCTCGGCGGCGCGGTCGGCATCGAGCTGGCCCTGCGCCACCCGGAGCGCCTCGCCTCGCTCGCGCTGATCGCCGCCTCGCCCCGCTTCGGCACGGCCGACGAGTTCCGGCAGCGGGGCGTGATAGTGCGGACGAACGGGCTCGACCCGATCGCCCGCACCTCCCCCGACCGCTGGTTCACGAGCGGGTTCGCCGCCGCGCAGCCGGCGATCACCGAGTGGGCGGTGCAGATGGTGCGCACCACCGACCCCGGCTGCTACATCGCGGCCTGCGAGGCGCTCGCCTCGTTCGACGTACGGGCCGAACTCGCCCGCGTCGGTGCCCCCACCCTCGTCCTCGTCGGCTCGGACGACCAGGTCACCGGCCCGGCAGAGGCCCGCACCCTGGTCGCGGGCATCCCGGACGCCCGGCTCGCCGTCGTCCCCGGCGCCTCCCACCTGGTCCCGGTCGAGCAGCCGGCCGCCGTGACCGACCTGCTGGTGAGACATTTCTCCACCGCCTGGCAGCCCGCCTTCGACTCCACCACCGGCCAGATGGCGGCCATAGGGGCGCCGCCGGTCAAGCCGGTCCTGTCCGCCGCACCGCCGCAGCCCGCGCCCCGCGCCGAGATCGCCCCGGCCGTGGAAGCGCAGGTCATGAGCCGCCCCGACCCGTACGACGCCGGGATCAAGGTCCGCCGCGAGGTACTCGGCGACGCGCATGTCGACCGGGCGCTGGCGCAGGCCGACGAGTTCTCGGGGGACTTCCAGGAGTTCATCACCCGCTACGCCTGGGGCGAGATCTGGGACCGGCCCGGCCTCGACCGGCGCTCGCGCAGCTGCGTCACCCTCACCGCACTGGTCGCGGGCGGCCACCTCGAGGAGCTCGCCTTCCACACCCGCGCCGCCCTGCGCAACGGCCTCACCCCCGCCGAGATCAAGGAGGTGCTGCTGCAGGCGGCGGTCTACTGCGGCGTACCGGCGGCCAACAGCGCGTTCAAGGTGGCCCAGCAGGTCATCCGCGAGGAGACCACCCCCACCGAGTGAGGAGACCACCCCCGCCGGTGAGCCCCGCCCCCGCCCCGGGGGCAGGATGGATCCATGAAGCTCACGAAGAAGTCGCATGCCTGCGTCCGTCTCGAAAAGGACGGGCAGACGCTCGTCCTCGACCCCGGCGGATTCAGCGAGGAGGACGCCGCGCTCGGCGCGGACGCGATCCTCGTCACACACGAGCACCCCGACCACTTCGACGAACTACGACTGCGCGCCGCCATGGAGAACAACCCGGCCGCGCGGATCTGGACCCTGAAGTCGGTCGCGGAGAAGATCTCGTCGGCCTTCCCCGGCCGCGTGCACACGGTCGGCCACGGCGACACCTTCACCGCCGCCGGCTTCGACGTCCAGGTCCACGGCGAACTGCACGCCGTCATCCACCCGGACATCCCGCGCATCACCAACGTCGGCTACCTCGTCGACGACGGCAGGGTCTTCCACCCCGGCGACGCCCTCACCGTCCCCGACCACGCCGTCGAGACCTTGATGCTCCCGGTTATGGCGCCCTGGAACAAGATCTCCGAGGTCATCGACTACGTCCGCGAGGTCGAGCCGCAGCGCGCGTACGACATCCACGACGCCCTGCTCACCGACCTCGCCCGCCCGGTCTACGACCGCCAGATCGGCGCCCTGGGCGGCTCGGAGCACCTCCGGCTGACGCCCGGGGACTCGGCACAGGTGTGACCGCACCCGGGCGGGCGGCGTTGTCGGACCCGCCCGGTAGGTTGTGAGGCATGCGCATCGCGACCTGGAACGTGAACTCGATCACCGCCCGCCTGCCGAGGCTCCTGGCCTGGCTGGAGAGCAGCGGCACGGACGTGCTGTGCCTCCAGGAGGCCAAGGTCGCCGAGGAGCAGTTCCCGCTCGACGAGCTGCGCGACCTGGGCTACGAGGCGGCGGTGCACGCCACCGGCCGGTGGAACGGCGTGGCGGTGCTCTCCCGCGTCGGCCTGAAGGAGGTCGTCAAGGGACTGCCCGGCGACCCCGGCTACGACGGCCTGCAGGAGCCCCGGGCCATCTCCGCGACCTGCGGCCCGGTCCGCGTCTGGTCGGTGTACGTGCCGAACGGCCGTGAGGTGGACCACCCCCACTACGCCTACAAACTCCAGTGGTTCGAGGCCCTGAAAGCCGCTATCGCGGGTGACGCGACAGGCAGCCGCCCGTTCGCCGTGATGGGCGACTACAACGTGGCCCCGACGGACGACGACGTGTACGACAGGTCCGCGTTCGAGGGCTCCACCCACGTCACCCCCGCCGAGCGGGCCGCCCTTGCGTCCCTGCGCGAGGCCGGTCTGTCGGACGTGGTCCCGCGGCCCCTGAAGTACGAGCACCCGTTCACGTACTGGGACTACCGCCAGCTCTGCTTCCCCAAGAACCGCGGCATGCGCATCGACCTGGTGTACGCCAACGAGCCGTTCACCAAGGCGGTCACCGACGCGTACGTCGACCGCGAGGAGCGCAAGGGCAAGGGTGCCTCCGACCACGCACCGGTCGTGGTGGACCTCGAGGTCTAGGGCGTTTCTGATGGCTCTTGGACGATGTCGCGGAGCCAGATGACGACGGCCGTGACGGTCAGGGTGCCGTGGCCTTGATGCCCCGTCGCCGCAGACAGGCGCGGTTGTCGCGGCTGGAGTACGCCTTGTCGCCGCGGACGCGATCGGGACGGCTGCGTGGCCGGCCGGGTCCGCGCCGCTGGATCCGTAAGCCGTCCAGTACGTGGATGAACATGGGGCTGTCGCCCCGCTGGCCCGGAGAGGTCTGCCAGGTCAGCGGGCGGGCCCGGTCGTCGGACAGCAGGTGGATCTCGCTGGTCGGTCCGCCCCGTGAGCGCCCCAGTGCCTCCCGTCCATCGGCCTCCACACGCGCACCGCCCCCTTTTGCGGGAAGTCGCGCGGCGGCCGGTGGCGGGCCCCGGCGGCGTGCTGATGTGCCCGGCAGGAGGTGGAGTCGATGTTCACCGCCCGCTCCTGTACGCGCTGCAGGTGCTCCTCCCGTCGCCAGGAGCTGGCGACGGGAGGAGCGAGAGCTGCAGAAGGTGGCGGCAGGGGTCGGCAGGGGGCGGCCCGGGCGGTGCGTGATGTTGCGTGGGCGGCGCCGGGTGGGCAAGTCGCGACTGGTCGAGCGGTTCGCGGAGCGCTCCGGGCCCCGTTCTTGTTCTACGCGGCGACCGGTGCGTCCCCCAGGGATGATCTGGCACGGCTGGCCCGGGACGCCCAGGCGTCGACGCTGCCGTTGGCGGGGCTGGTGGCCGCCGCGCGGCCGGAGAGCTGGGACGCCGCGTTCGATGTGCTGGCCGCGGCGCTGCCCGCCGATCGGGCGAGCGTGCTGGTCATCGACGAGGTGCCGTACTTGATGGATGCCGATGGCGCCTTTGAGGGGATGCTGCAACGGGCCTGGGACCGGGTGCTGGAGACCAAGCCGGTGCTGCTGGTCCTCATCGGCTCCGATCTGTCGATGATGGAGGCCCTGAACAGCTACGGACGCCCCTTCCACCAGCGCGGCCGGGAGATGGTGCTGGGACCGCTCAACCCCGCCGAGGTGGGGCGGATGCTCGGGCTGGAACCGGCGGAAGCCTTCGACGCCGCGCTGGTCACCGGCGGGCTGCCGCTGATCTGCGCGTAGTGGCCGCGAGGTGCGGGGTTGTGGGACTTCCTCGGTGAGGCGCTGAGCGACCCGGTCTCGGCCCTGCTGGTATCGGCCGAGCGTTCGCTGGCTGCCGAATTTCCCCCGCAGGCTCAGGCGCGTACGGTGCTGGCGGCTATCGGCAGTGGCGAGCGGACCTTCACCAACATCGCCCGTGCAGCCGGCGGAATCGCGGCCACGCCACTGCAGCGAGCGCTGGAGCTGCTCACGGACAAGCGGATCGTCGCTGCGGAGCTGCCCGTATCGCTGCGTCCGTCGAAGGACCGCCGCTACCGGGTGGCAGATCCCTACCTGCGGTTTTGGCTGCATCTGCTCGGCCCGTCCATGGAGGAGATCGAGCGGGGGCGGGGCGATCTGACCTTGGCGCGCATCCGGGAGAACTGGACCAGCTGGCGCGGCCGGGCCGTCGAGCCCCTTGTCCGCGAGGCCCTGGCACGGACACTGCCCGACGACCGGCTGCCCGCGGCCCCCGCAGTGGGTGGCTATTGGACCCGTACCAACGATGTCGAGATCGATATCGTCGGGGCGGATGGCAGGCGAGGCACGAGAGTTGGGGAGCGCGATCAGGCTGAACAGACGTTGGAGTTCGGCTTCAACGTCCAGCGGTAGGGGCGGTGCTGGGACGCACGAGGCCGTAGCGATCTGGATTGGCTGATTCTTCGCCCGTCTTTGCTTGTGACGATCCCGGTATCGGTCCCGGTTCACTCGGGCCGGCCGAGTTTCACGGTCGGGCAGTCGCGCTGATGTCGCTGAAACTCTCGCCCGGTCGCTGCGTCACAGTCGGCAGCCGCCGACGTAAGTGCGCTCAGATCCCGGTGCTGCCAGGCTGTTCGGTGCCCCGCCGCGCTTCGGCGAGCAGGACGCCCAACTGGCGCAGGACGTCCACCTGGGCGTCGTTGTAGATGTCCTGGACGGCCTGGCCGACGGTCTTCTTCGCGAACTTCTCGCCGCGCGGGGCGTCGGCGGGCAGGGTGCTCAGACCCGGGTGCTGCCGGTACAGCGAGTGCACGAAGGCGACCAGCCCTTCGGCGACGTCGGCGCGGGTCTGCTCGTCGGCGTCGGCGGGCAGCCGCTCGAACCTCTCACCGGCGCCATCCATTACGGGGTTCCTCATCAGGTCCGCATAGGCCGCCGTGCCCTTCGGGCCGAGCACCCTGCTCATCACGGTGACGAACGAGCGATCCGCGTCGGACATCGGGGTGTCGACCGCGGCCGCGGCGAACTCCGGAGGCAGGTCGGTCGGAACCGACGTCTTCAGGATGAACCCGAGTTCCATCCTGGCCCGCTGCAACCGTTCGATGGTGGCCGCCAGTTCGGCGTCGAGCGTGCGCAACGCCTCCTCCGGATGATCACCGGACCCGCCCATCTCGGCGATCTGGGACAGGGGGAACCCCAGGTCGACAAGGCGCTTGATGCGCAGCAGCCGCACGAGGTGGGCCACGCCGTACTGCTTGTAGCCATTGGCCCGGCGTTCCGGCTCGTCGAGCAGACCGACCTCGTGGTAGTGCCGTACCGCCCGCAGGCTGGTGCCCGCGAGCTCGGCGATCTCACGCGTGCTCCATGCCATGGCTTCGCACTCCGTTCGGCTCTTCGCGCGTCAGCGCACGGCCTCGACTCACTCCATTCGAAACCATGCCGTCGCGGCACGGTCAAGCGCCACCCCACCCCTCCGGAAGGGCTTGACTGTGCCGTGACGGCACGGTTTTTCGTGGTTCCCATCGCATCGACGGCACGGGTTCAGCGAAGACCGAGGAGACGCCATGACCGAGCACCACCGCACCGACACGGCCGGGCACCACCCCGCCGACAGGACACCGGCCGAGCCCGCCGCGCAGAGCGAAGCGCATCAGAAGCTGCTCGACCAACTCGGCGGTACGAAGGGGATGGTGTACTCGGCGATCCCGATCGCGGCGTTCGTCGCGGCGAATGCCGCTCTCGGGCTGCCGCTCGCGATCGGCATCGCACTCGCGGTGGCCCTGCTGATCACCGTGTGGCGGATGGCGCAGGGGGAGCCGTTCACCGCGGCGGCCGGCGGTGTCTTCGGCGTCGCGGCCGCCGGCGGCGTCGCGGCGTGGACCGGCTCGGCGGGTGGCTTCTTCCTGATCGGCATCTGGGCGAGCTTCGCGGGCGCGATGCTCCTGATCGTCACGTTGCTGGCCCGCAGGCCGGTGACCGGCCTGCTGTGGAACGCGCTGCACGGCAACAGGCACGCGTGGCGGGGCGACCGCCCCAGCCTGCTGGCGCACGACGTCGCCACCGCCACCCTGACCGTCCTGTTCGCAGCACGGTTCGGCGTGCAGCAGTGGCTCTACGAAAGCGATGCCACGGGCTGGCTGGCTCTCGCCAAGGTCGCTATGGGCATGCCCCTGCTCGCATTGGCTCTGCTGGTCGTCTTCTGGGCGTTCCGCCGGACGACCAAGCGGCTCGTAGAGCCGGCGACCCAGTGAGCCGGCGACCCAGTGAGCCGGCGAGCCGGTGGGCCGGGCGATGGCCCGGCATGACCGTGCCGCGACGGCACGGTGCCACCTCGCACCAGCAGAGCCCGTGCCAGCAGAACCCCTCGTTCCCGCCGAACTCAAGGTCGGCCACACGTCGTTTCCGGAGGAGACCATGAAGAAGATTCCCGTGCCCGCCGCGGCCACTGCGGCAGTCGCCGCGCTGGCGTTGGCCGGTGGGTCCGTCGGCGCTGCCGGCGCGGCACAGTCCGCTGCCCCCACGGTAGCCACCGCCGAGGACCCGGTGACGCACAAGGACAACGACCGTGTCCCCAAGGGCGCGGCGTGGACACAGCACTACTTCCCGTCCTCGGACGGCTCCGGCACCGAGCTGCACGCCGATGTCCTGCTGCCGGAGAAACTGCCCCAGGGCGAGAAAGTGCCGGTCATCCTCTCTGTCGGCGCCTACTTCGGCCACTCCGGAGAGCTCACGGACGAGAAGTGGCCGAAGACAGGCCCGTCCGATCGCTTCGAGGACCTCGTCGAGGGAGGCGACCTGTTCGACCGGGGCTACGCCCTGGTGCAGGTGGACCTGCGTGGCTTCGGCGGGTCCAACGGCTGCCTCGACTACATGGGCAAGGGCGAGCAGGCCGACGTCAAGGCGGCGATCGACTGGGCGGCGAAGCAGCCGTGGTCCACCGGCAAGGTCGGCATGTACGGCAAGTCGTACGACGCGACGACCGCCCTGGTCGGCAACAACCTGGACCCGGACGCGCTCAAGGCCGTCGTCGCCCAGGAACCCGTCTGGGACATGTACCGCCTGACCCGCTCCAACAGGGTGCCGAAACTGGGCGGGGTCCTCGCCCCCAACTCCTACAACGAGATAGCGCAGTTGCCGCCGCTGCCCGACGACCAGGAGCGCTACAAGAGGAACAGCCGGTACGAGCTGAAGCACCCCGAGTGCACCGCGTACGACACGGACAACAACCTCAAGGCCGACTCCGAGGATCCGTACTGGCAGCAGCGCGATCTGGCGAAGCAGGCCAAGGGCAGCGACACCCCGCTGTTCTTCACCCAGGGCTTCATCGAGTCGAACACCAAGCCGGAGGCGATGCAGGAGTACCTCGCGGGCCACCAGGGCACCGAGCGCGGTTGGCTCGGCCAGTGGGACCACGTACGCGGCAACGAGCGCACCGAGGACGGGCGTCTGCAGATGGGGCGGGCGGGCTGGTTCAAAGAGGTGATGTCCTTCTACGACCAGCACCTCAAGGGGATCGCTCCCACGACCGACTACCCGGCCTTCGCCGTCCAGGACAGCACCGGAGCCTGGCGTTCCCAGGACACCTGGCCCCTCTCGGGCCGGTCCGCCGACGTGGTGCTGCGCGACGGGTCCTACGTGGACCAGGGCGAGCCCGGCGGCTCGGCGAGCTTCCTCACGTGGTCCGAACCGGTCGAGCGCGACATCCGCATCACCGGGACCCCCCGGATCGAGATGGATACCAAAGGCAGCGGCAACGTCATGGTCAAGCTGTACGACGTCGCACCGGACGGCTCCGCCGTCATGTTCGACGAGCAGGTGGCGATCGTGGATGCCTCCGGCCACGTGGCCATGGACCTCAAGTCGACCGACTGGTGTCTGAAGGCCGGCCACTCCCTGGCCGTCGAGATCGGCACCGTCTATGACGGCGCGTGGATCGACACCCCGACCGGCGACCGCATCAAGGTGACGGACGCGCGCCTCGGCCTCTCCGTCGACGACCCCTCCGACGACCAGGCCACCGAAGGCAAGCGCTCGCCGTACCTCGATACCTACGTAAAGGCGTACACGAAGAAGAAGTTGGCGACGCAGCCCCCGTCGTTCACGGTCCCTTCGGCTCGTGACTGATACCCGGACGGCCCGGCGCGCACCAGGGACCGCGTGCTGCTCGGAAGTCACACGGGGACCCTCGTCAGCCTGAGGCATCCCGGCTCTTCGCGTCGGCGCGAAGACAGCCCGAGTTTGCCACCTGACCGAGGAACGTCAGCCGGGTGTCCGTGGCCATGTGCTTCTCGTAGGCCTCTTTGATTCCGGGCCACTTGGGGTGCCCGAAGTCGTCGAGTACGACGATGCCGCCGGGGGCGGAGTGGTCGCCGTCGATGATGATGACTCCGTAGGAACGGTCGGAGACCGGGGCGCGCACCTCGGCGTCCTCGGAGAAGCCCTGCTGGATGCGGGCCGCGGCTCCGGCCGTGCCCGCCAGGGCCAGATTGGTGCGCACCGCGGCCCCGCGCACGGGGGCGCCCGTCAGGTCGTCCCGCTCGGTGGTGCCGGGCTGGAGCTCTAGGCCGGCGAGCGGGCCGACGATCGTCAGGCTGGGGTCGCGGCCCGCGCGCTCCATCATCCGGATCAGGGCCGCGCCGAACATTCCGTACAGGGTGCCGATCTCCAGGATCTCGTCGTTCGGCGGGTCGAGCAGCGGTACGGCGGAGAGCTTGCCGCAGATGTTCATGGTGCCGCCCGCGATCCGGCCGACTCCGAGCGCCTCCAGGGCGATGAGCAACCGGAACGACTGGGCGATATTGCGCTCCGCGCCCGCGCTGTCCC
The nucleotide sequence above comes from Streptomyces sp. NL15-2K. Encoded proteins:
- the pcaC gene encoding 4-carboxymuconolactone decarboxylase, with amino-acid sequence MSETPPNTLQYRFDGPEDAPVLILGPSLGTTWHMWDRQVPELAKQWRIFRFDLPGHGGAPAYPAGSVGDLSARLLATLDSLGVQRFGYAGCALGGAVGIELALRHPERLASLALIAASPRFGTADEFRQRGVIVRTNGLDPIARTSPDRWFTSGFAAAQPAITEWAVQMVRTTDPGCYIAACEALASFDVRAELARVGAPTLVLVGSDDQVTGPAEARTLVAGIPDARLAVVPGASHLVPVEQPAAVTDLLVRHFSTAWQPAFDSTTGQMAAIGAPPVKPVLSAAPPQPAPRAEIAPAVEAQVMSRPDPYDAGIKVRREVLGDAHVDRALAQADEFSGDFQEFITRYAWGEIWDRPGLDRRSRSCVTLTALVAGGHLEELAFHTRAALRNGLTPAEIKEVLLQAAVYCGVPAANSAFKVAQQVIREETTPTE
- a CDS encoding MBL fold metallo-hydrolase — encoded protein: MKLTKKSHACVRLEKDGQTLVLDPGGFSEEDAALGADAILVTHEHPDHFDELRLRAAMENNPAARIWTLKSVAEKISSAFPGRVHTVGHGDTFTAAGFDVQVHGELHAVIHPDIPRITNVGYLVDDGRVFHPGDALTVPDHAVETLMLPVMAPWNKISEVIDYVREVEPQRAYDIHDALLTDLARPVYDRQIGALGGSEHLRLTPGDSAQV
- a CDS encoding exodeoxyribonuclease III, translated to MRIATWNVNSITARLPRLLAWLESSGTDVLCLQEAKVAEEQFPLDELRDLGYEAAVHATGRWNGVAVLSRVGLKEVVKGLPGDPGYDGLQEPRAISATCGPVRVWSVYVPNGREVDHPHYAYKLQWFEALKAAIAGDATGSRPFAVMGDYNVAPTDDDVYDRSAFEGSTHVTPAERAALASLREAGLSDVVPRPLKYEHPFTYWDYRQLCFPKNRGMRIDLVYANEPFTKAVTDAYVDREERKGKGASDHAPVVVDLEV
- a CDS encoding MerR family transcriptional regulator; translation: MAWSTREIAELAGTSLRAVRHYHEVGLLDEPERRANGYKQYGVAHLVRLLRIKRLVDLGFPLSQIAEMGGSGDHPEEALRTLDAELAATIERLQRARMELGFILKTSVPTDLPPEFAAAAVDTPMSDADRSFVTVMSRVLGPKGTAAYADLMRNPVMDGAGERFERLPADADEQTRADVAEGLVAFVHSLYRQHPGLSTLPADAPRGEKFAKKTVGQAVQDIYNDAQVDVLRQLGVLLAEARRGTEQPGSTGI
- a CDS encoding DUF3159 domain-containing protein; translated protein: MTEHHRTDTAGHHPADRTPAEPAAQSEAHQKLLDQLGGTKGMVYSAIPIAAFVAANAALGLPLAIGIALAVALLITVWRMAQGEPFTAAAGGVFGVAAAGGVAAWTGSAGGFFLIGIWASFAGAMLLIVTLLARRPVTGLLWNALHGNRHAWRGDRPSLLAHDVATATLTVLFAARFGVQQWLYESDATGWLALAKVAMGMPLLALALLVVFWAFRRTTKRLVEPATQ
- a CDS encoding CocE/NonD family hydrolase, with translation MKKIPVPAAATAAVAALALAGGSVGAAGAAQSAAPTVATAEDPVTHKDNDRVPKGAAWTQHYFPSSDGSGTELHADVLLPEKLPQGEKVPVILSVGAYFGHSGELTDEKWPKTGPSDRFEDLVEGGDLFDRGYALVQVDLRGFGGSNGCLDYMGKGEQADVKAAIDWAAKQPWSTGKVGMYGKSYDATTALVGNNLDPDALKAVVAQEPVWDMYRLTRSNRVPKLGGVLAPNSYNEIAQLPPLPDDQERYKRNSRYELKHPECTAYDTDNNLKADSEDPYWQQRDLAKQAKGSDTPLFFTQGFIESNTKPEAMQEYLAGHQGTERGWLGQWDHVRGNERTEDGRLQMGRAGWFKEVMSFYDQHLKGIAPTTDYPAFAVQDSTGAWRSQDTWPLSGRSADVVLRDGSYVDQGEPGGSASFLTWSEPVERDIRITGTPRIEMDTKGSGNVMVKLYDVAPDGSAVMFDEQVAIVDASGHVAMDLKSTDWCLKAGHSLAVEIGTVYDGAWIDTPTGDRIKVTDARLGLSVDDPSDDQATEGKRSPYLDTYVKAYTKKKLATQPPSFTVPSARD
- a CDS encoding class I SAM-dependent methyltransferase — protein: MSRLPAEVHLKRAIDELALMTGDSAGAERNIAQSFRLLIALEALGVGRIAGGTMNICGKLSAVPLLDPPNDEILEIGTLYGMFGAALIRMMERAGRDPSLTIVGPLAGLELQPGTTERDDLTGAPVRGAAVRTNLALAGTAGAAARIQQGFSEDAEVRAPVSDRSYGVIIIDGDHSAPGGIVVLDDFGHPKWPGIKEAYEKHMATDTRLTFLGQVANSGCLRADAKSRDASG